From a single Raphanus sativus cultivar WK10039 chromosome 3, ASM80110v3, whole genome shotgun sequence genomic region:
- the LOC108846702 gene encoding wax ester synthase/diacylglycerol acyltransferase 7-like, translated as MRKERMREEEEDPLSPMARVFQSREIDYCAVTMIGFKTKIKPDVVIDALKYNVSKHPRFSSKLSDDGGKWIETEVNVEDHVVVPYIDPEEIGEDGDGFIDDYTSRLTMNPMDRSRPLWDIHIFNVKTSDAEAVGVVRTHHTLGDGTSMVSLLLACTHKTSDLNTVSTTIPSLKRRGRYKNKGWFLRTMFTVGSTMKLIWNTVVDMLLLFATILFLKDTITHLKGGVDVGSNPKRFYHRTISLDDIKLIKNAMNMTINDVLVGITQASLSSYLNRRYDNKNEEDGALIPYPNNLPGGIRFRAGCTVNLRSEIGFKPLADMMVRDSKCRWGNYFSFIVLPFSIGLQTDPLAYLKLSKSMMDRKKHSHHAHLAYLMIKICQNLLGAKVAAKLFNRTVINTTTCLSNVMGPMEEISFHGNPITYIAPSGYGHSQALLMHFMSYAGRMTISLAADPTIIPDPNKICDDMEQSLKEMKAALWENGLL; from the exons ATGAGGAAAGAGAGAAtgagagaggaggaagaggatcCTCTCAGCCCAATGGCTCGCGTATTCCAGTCGCGAGAGATAGACTACTGTGCCGTCACCATGATAGGGTTCAAAACCAAGATCAAACCGGATGTTGTCATTGATGCCTTAAAGTATAATGTCTCCAAGCATCCTCGTTTCTCTAGCAAACTG TCTGATGATGGTGGAAAATGGATCGAGACGGAAGTCAATGTGGAAGACCATGTAGTTGTACCATACATAGATCCAGAAGAGATAGGTGAAGACGGAGACGGCTTCATCGATGACTATACCTCACGTCTCACGATGAATCCTATGGATAGATCAAGACCATTATGGGACATACACATTTTTAACGTTAAAACCTCAGATGCTGAAGCTGTCGGTGTTGTAAGAACTCACCATACGTTGGGAGATGGAACGTCCATGGTGTCCCTCTTGCTTGCATGTACACATAAAACATCAGACCTCAACACAGTTTCAACTACTATTCCTTCGTTGAAACGGCGTGGAAGATACAAAAACAAAGGTTGGTTCTTAAGGACAATGTTCACCGTTGGTTCGACAATGAAGCTGATTTGGAATACAGTTGTGGACATGTTGCTACTTTTTGCCACTATATTGTTTTTGAAGGATACAATAACACACCTCAAAGGTGGCGTGGATGTCGGGAGTAATCCAAAGAGATTTTATCACAGAACTATCTCTTTGGATGACATTAAACTTATAAAGAACGCTATGAATATG ACTATCAACGATGTTCTGGTCGGAATTACACAAGCCTCTCTTTCTAGCTACTTGAACCGACGATATG ACAATAAGAATGAGGAAGATGGAGCATTGATACCCTATCCGAACAATCTTCCAGGTGGAATACGATTTCGTGCAGGGTGCACGGTAAATCTAAGGTCGGAAATAGGGTTCAAG CCTTTGGCAGATATGATGGTCAGAGATTCAAAATGCAGATGGGGCAATTACTTTAGCTTTATTGTTCTGCCCTTCTCCATCGGTTTACAAACTGATCCATTGGCTTACCTAAAATTATCTAAATCCATGATGGATAGAAAGAAACATTCCCATCATGCCCATCTAGCGTATTTGATGATCAAAATCTGCCAAAATTTGTTAGGAGCTAAG GTAGCAGCAAAACTGTTCAATAGAACAGTGATCAACACAACAACATGCCTTTCGAACGTTATGGGTCCCATGGAAGAAATCAGTTTCCATGGCAATCCAATCACTTACATTGCTCCAAGCGGTTACGGGCACTCACAA GCATTGTTGATGCATTTCATGAGTTATGCTGGGAGGATGACAATCTCATTAGCGGCTGATCCTACCATCATACCAGATCCTAACAAGATATGTGATGATATGGAACAGTCATTGAAAGAGATGAAAGCTGCTCTTTGGGAAAATGGGTTACTCTAA